From the Arthrobacter sp. PM3 genome, one window contains:
- a CDS encoding nitronate monooxygenase, whose amino-acid sequence MPHDLFGTAVIAAPMAGGTSTPAFVGAVHRAGGLGFLAAGYKSVAAMQAEIRAARDAGTRFGMNVFVPDPAQLAPSAALLAELAEYRRQLGPDALRYGAELPAFRLDDDDQWQGKIDALLEDPVELVSFAFGLPGPDVVRSLQRAGSAVLATVTTAAEARQAAGQGVDALVVQHASAGGHSAAFLPAPAPFSAASIRQDGTTAELLAEVRSAVGLPLVAAGGVMDAAGLGAVLRAGAAAAQLGTAFLRTDESGARQLHKDALADPHFTRTRLTRAFTGRQARALENDFVRHHPGAPEAYPAIHHLTAPLRAAAAAAGDPERLNLWAGTGWRQAQPGPVAGVVARLLG is encoded by the coding sequence ATGCCGCACGACCTCTTCGGCACCGCCGTGATCGCCGCGCCCATGGCGGGCGGGACGTCCACGCCCGCGTTCGTCGGGGCCGTCCACCGGGCCGGCGGGCTTGGGTTCCTGGCCGCCGGCTACAAGAGCGTGGCAGCGATGCAGGCGGAGATCCGCGCCGCACGGGACGCCGGCACCCGGTTCGGCATGAATGTGTTTGTCCCGGATCCGGCCCAGCTGGCACCCTCCGCGGCGTTGCTGGCCGAGCTTGCCGAGTACCGCCGGCAGTTGGGCCCGGATGCCCTGCGGTACGGTGCGGAGCTCCCCGCGTTCCGGCTGGACGACGACGACCAGTGGCAGGGCAAGATCGATGCCCTGCTTGAAGATCCCGTCGAGCTGGTCAGTTTCGCTTTCGGGCTGCCGGGCCCGGACGTCGTGCGGTCCCTGCAGCGGGCGGGATCCGCGGTGCTGGCCACCGTCACCACTGCGGCCGAGGCCCGGCAGGCGGCCGGACAAGGCGTGGATGCCCTGGTGGTGCAGCATGCCAGCGCCGGCGGACACAGCGCGGCGTTCCTGCCTGCCCCCGCGCCCTTCTCCGCCGCCTCGATCCGGCAAGACGGCACGACGGCGGAGCTGCTCGCGGAGGTCCGGTCCGCCGTCGGCCTTCCGCTTGTGGCCGCCGGCGGGGTGATGGACGCCGCCGGGCTGGGCGCCGTACTGCGGGCGGGGGCAGCGGCAGCCCAGCTGGGCACCGCGTTTCTGCGCACCGACGAAAGCGGTGCCCGGCAGCTGCACAAAGATGCCCTGGCCGACCCGCATTTCACCCGGACCCGGCTGACCCGCGCATTCACCGGCCGGCAGGCCCGGGCCCTTGAGAACGACTTTGTACGGCACCACCCCGGAGCGCCGGAGGCCTATCCGGCGATCCACCACCTGACGGCCCCGCTCCGGGCAGCCGCAGCCGCGGCCGGGGACCCGGAACGGCTGAACCTGTGGGCGGGGACGGGCTGGCGGCAGGCACAGCCCGGTCCCGTGGCCGGCGTCGTTGCGCGCCTGCTCGGCTGA